From the genome of Streptomyces xanthophaeus:
CCGTGTCCAGGGCCTCACCGCGGGTCTGGAGGGTGAGCGTGTCGCCCATCGGGCCCATGATTGTCCAGTGAACAAGGGCGGTGCACTCGCGCATCTTGCTGCCGGACTTGGTGGTCTTCTCGCCGTACTCGGCGGCCACTTCCGACGACAGGACATTCACGCCGTGCTTCAGCGTGACCGGGCCGAACACGTTCACCACTGTGTCGACGCCCCGGAAGTTGAAGCGTGTGCCGGACTGGTTGTACAGCTCGCCCTTGGCGATGGCCCGGATGTCGCGGCGGACCCGAAGCCACGCGATGTGGACCGGCACCATCTCGGGTTCGTTGTCGCCCGGTTCGTACCCGGCCATCGGGTCCGGTGCGGGGAACTGGCTGGCGTGCTCCTGCGGGAGCGCCGGGTCACTCTGTTGCGGATCGGTCAGGGTGCGGCCGGCGGCCGCGGCTGCGTTCTCGCGCAGACCCATGTCAGATTCCCCCCTTGAACTGCTTGGCGATGTCGATGCGTTCCGTCGGGTTCGGGGCCACGCAGGCCGCGTAGGCGTCCGGCCACCGCTCGGCCAGGAGCTCCAGGTCGACCTTCGGGGCCGCGTTGGAGGGCTCCAGGGAGTAGGCGCGCTCGCCGCCGATCAGAGCGGCCTGCGCGCCGCCGAGCGCCGCGATCATCCGGGCCTTGGCCGCGTTCTTTGCCTTCTTCTCCGTCGCCTCGGCGCGCTGGTGCACGCCGTAGTCGTAGAGGGCGTCGAGGGCGTCGTCGTGGCGGGCGATGTCGACCTCGCCGGAGCGGGTCGGGTGGAGCCGGCGGAACAGACGCGTCAGGGCCTCGCCGTCCCCGGCCACCGGCGGCGGCACCTGGGCCTGCACGTGCTCGAACCAGAAGCGGTCGACGGCCGTGGTGATGTCGGCCATGACGTCCGTGTACTGGTCGGCGCGGATCGTGCCCTGGTGGTACTCGTTGCCGCCGATGAGGACCGCGTAGTGCATGTGCCGGTAGCCGCAGACGATGATCTGCCACAGCACCTGGGCGAGGACATCGTCCGGGGCCCCGGCGTGCCACTGGGCGGCCTTGAACGCGGAGCGGGTCTTGACCTCCAGGGCGCAGACGTCCTGCTCGTCCTCGTTGAGTGGGCACTTGAGGACCCGCCGGTCGAGCGTGGTCATCCGGTGCGGGTGATCCTCGTGCGCCACTAGGCCGACGCGGCGGACGTTGCTGCGGTTCTGCATGGCCCACCGTCGGGCGACGGGCTCCTCGTTGACGTTGCCCCAGTAGGCGGCTTCCCCGGCGTCGTCGACGTCGTGGCCGAGTTTGTCGAGGTACACCTTGAGCGGCGGGTTGTCCTTGATCAGGCCGAGGACTGCCGGGGTGTCGCTGGAACCCATGCCGAGACGGCGTGCGGTGAGCCAGACTTCGCGGTCGGCGTCGGCGGAGAGGATGAGGCGGCCGGTCGGGGTGACCTTGCGGCCGGCGGCCGGGGCGACTGCCCCGGCCTGCACGGTCTCGGTCATCGGCCACCCCCGACGGAGCGCAGCCAGTACATGCGGTTGTCCCTCGGCCCGGTCGCGTACACCAGTCCCTGAGCCACGAGGGCCTCCAGGTCCTGACGCGCGGTGGACCTCTGTGTGGCGATGCCCTTCGCGAGGTACAGGCGGTGGGCCATGCCAGTGCGGATGGGGCCAGGCTGTTCCTGGAAGAGGCGCCGCAGTACGTGCAGCCGATCGCGGGGGGTCACCGGTTCTCACCCCGGTCCGCGTTCAGCAGCGCGGCCAGGTACCCGGCCAGCGGCACCGACTGAACCTCGATGACCGGCTCCGGACAGCAGGGGTACACGTTGCCGTCGTCCGGGTCGTGGTCCTCGTCAAGGCAGACCGGGGCGATACCAGTCGGTCCGTGGGTGCCTTCCGTGCTGTAGCAGACCCGCCATTCCGGGGCCGCGTCTCCGCCAGTCAGGCGGGCCAGTTCGATGCGGGCGTCCGCGCGGGCCCTGTCGATGGCGCTCACGACGCCCTCCGCTGCGGTTGGCCGGGAACCTTGGACAGCAGCACCCGGGCGGCCCGCGCCGGGTTGAAGCGGGCCAGGGGTCCGATCGCCGCGTCCAACTCGTCCCGCAACCGCAGCAGCCGGGCCAGGTTGAGGCTGGTCTCCGCGTCGTCCATCGCGGCCGCGTCCTCGACGTTCTGCACGAGTACGTCCAGCTCGCCCTCGCGGGGCGAGATGACGGCCTCGGCGAGCGCGTCGAGCTGCGCGATGATGTCGGCGCGGGCCTCGTCGGAGCCCCAGTGCGCAACGAGAGAAACGAGAGTGTCGTGCCGGATCTGGTCGGCACGGAGGATGCCGGCGGCCCAGGTGGCGTCGAGGCGGACGGACAGGCCCGGCTCGCGGGAAGGGTTCGTCATCGGGTCACGCCCTTCGTGTGGATGCGGTCGGACGGGCGGAGGGAACAGCGTCGGCAGCGGGTGTGCGGAGTGCTCGTCCAGGACGGGACGACACGGACCGGGTCGCCCTGGTGCGGGGTTTCGGCCTCGTAGTCGCAGCCGGGGCAGGAGCCCTGCATCAGCACGTAGCCGTGGGCGCACAGCACCCGGACGCGGTCAGACATGGGGCACCTCGGGGAGGTCGTGGCTGATCGTGTGGTCCTGGTGCAGCGGGGAGACGTAGCCGTCCTCGTGCGGCTGACGGACCGCGCCGCGGCGGAGCTTGTCCGCCATCCGCCAGACGGCCTCCGCCTTGTCACGGGCCTCACGGTTCGAGGTGCCGTACTCGCGGGACTTCTTGCCGAGCCACGCGACGATTTCCGCGTCACGGTTGGCGACGACGGTGCGGAGGTCGGTCTCCAGCTCGGCGATCCGGTCCCGGTCCCGCCGCACCTGCTCGGCCGCGTCGGACAGAGCCTCGTTCGTCGAGTGCCGCTCCGCCTCCAACTCGGCCACCCGGGCCGTCAGCCGGACCAGCTCGGCCTTGATCTCCGGCGTCAGGTGCTGCCCCGCCGAGGCGATCGCGAAGGCGATACCCATCGGGGACCGGCCGGTCGTCTGCGCGGCGAGGATCGTCTCGGCCAGCGCGTTGAGCGCGGTGGTGTTCATGCCGCACGCTCCGCCGGGCTCGTCGCCACCTGCTCCAGCAGCGCAACAGCCTCGTCCGTCGTCCGACCGGGCTCGTCGTTCCACTCGTCGACGTGCGCCTCCAGGCTGAACACGTCGCCGTAGTAGGGGCCGTCGCCGATCGCCAGAGCCAGGACGCCCATCGCGGTGTCAGCCAGCTGAGAGGAGCGGTGCGGGTTGCCAGAGACGACGCAGCGGATCGCGGCCACGATGTTCATCGGGCGCAGGCAGTGCGGGATGCACATCTCGCGGTCGAAGACGTCCGGCACGTAGTCGCCCTGCCACAGGCCTCGCTCGTTGAGGAGGCGGGCGGCGGCGAGGAGCGTGCCCTCGACGCTGGTGGGCGCGGCCGGCCGGACCGGCAGGGCCACGAGGACCGTACGGCGGGAGCCGGACGGGAGATCAGTGGGGCTAGGCTTGGGGATCACGGTGTACCTCTCTTGTCTGTTTGTGAGGTGTGCCGAGGGGCTTCACGGACCAGGCCCGGTCTGTGCGGCCCCGTTCTGTCTGGTCAGGCAGCGGCCGGCGTGGAGTCCGCGGGCGGTGTGCGTCGCTTGGCCGGGTTGGTGAGGATCGGCCGGAGAGCGGCGATCAGCTCGGCGTCCGGCGGGGGAGCGGCGGCCGCTTCGGCCTCAAGGCGGGCGACGGTCGCGGCGCCGAGGATGGCGATCCGCTCTTCGCGGGTCATGCTGCGACCTCTTCGATGAGGTCGTCGGGCGTCATGCCGTATGCGCGGTCGAACATCAGCAGCGCTTTCAGGCCGGGCAGGGCCGTCCCGCGGAGCAGCTTGGACACAGTCGGCTCGGACAGGCCCGTTCGCCGGGCGATGGCGTAGCCGCTCCTGTCGCCCTTTTCCCGGGCCGCTTCGCGGAGGTTCTCGACGCGCAGTCGGTAGGACATGACACCTCCTTCCTTGCTGGTGAGGTAGCTTTCCTTGCTCGGTAGCTAGAACGATAGACCGCTTCTAGCTTGCGCGCAAGCAAGCTTGCGTGAAGGAAAGGTAATTCTTTGCGTCCGCACACCAGTTCGAAAGCAGGTCTGGCCTGCGATATGGTTCGACAGTGGCTTGACCTGCATACTTGCTTCCGAGCAAGCATGCTGCGTCATGCTGCCTAGGCAGCTAGCCTCCAAGACATGCGGAGTGAAGAGACGGTGCGAGAGCGGTTCGGCAGGCTCATCGCCGACGCCGCCCGTCAAACGGGCAGGTACGACATCGACGGCAGAGGCGGCAAGGCCGCACTGGCCCGAGCCACCGGCATGGCCGAGAGCGCAGTCGGGAGGATGCTCCGAGGTGAGAGCCTCCCCGATGCCCGCTTCTTCGAGCCCATCGCCAAGGCAGTAGACATCGACGTCCGGGTCCTTCTGATCGAAGCCGGGATCGTGTCCCCTGAGTCCCTCGCAACCCCCTCCCAAACCGGGGCACCAGGGGTAGGCTCGGATTCAATTACCCTCGACGAAGCGGCAAATGCCCTCGGCATTTTCAGCCCCATCGGGCGTGAGATGTTCGCGGCGGCGGTAGAACGCCTCCAGCGGACAGAACGCGCCAGCGAATCGGACGACGGCGGGGGTACCGCAGCACAGGCATGACGGGGGTACAGGTGGAACAGACAATCACCCGGGCAAGACTGGCCGCCGTCGCAGCCGGAGCCGTCATGACGTTCTCCTCAGGGATCGTCGCCTACGGCATCGTCGAGCACAGCATGGAAGCCAGCGTCGGCGGTGGCCTGGCCGGCCTGGCCGCCTCCGCCATGCTCACCCTGGCCAAAGTCCGCGCCTGGACCGTTGACACCACCGAAGAGCGCCGGCAACTCGAAGAAGCCAAGCGGCAGGCCCACGACACACACACCCGCTACGTCGCCGCCGAAGGCGCCCTTGAAGGCGAGCACCGGCGCCGCGTACGTGACCTCGAAGGCGAGCGCGCCGCCCTTCTTCGTCAGGTTGAGGCCGCAAAGGCCGACCTCGACGACCGCTACGAGGCGCAGCGCGAGGCCCTCATCATCGAGAGCATGCAGACCGGCATCAAGCTCTATCTGGCCGGACTTCTCAATGCCCCGGCGACCGCCCCCGAGGCGAAGATCATGCCGTTCCCGGGGCAACAGCAGCAGGCCGCCCGCGCCCGGGCTACCGGTCACCCGGCAGATCAGGCGCCGGAGGCAGCACGCGACCGCGAGGTCGGTCGCCCATGAATCCCGGCTGACCCCTGTACGACAGGGTGATTCTCCCCGGCTCCAGACTGCGGACCCCAGGCCGAGATGCCCTGAACAGACGCGGCGTCACCACCAGCCGCAACACCATGCGCTGCTGATCCAGCTCCAGGTCTTCCCACACCGAGCCAGCCCGCGAGTTGCCTACGAGCTCCCGCAGAAGATCAGGCAGCTCTGCCGGCGGCCGCGCAGTCTTCTGCGCCTCCTCGATCATCGGCAGGAGCCTGGCCTCCATCGCGGCCAGCGATGCCACTGACAGCACCGGCGTCCCGTCCGGCTTGAATGTCGTCGTCATAGCCCGGGCCTCGTCCAGCTGGGCCTGCAACCGGCCGAGCTGCGCCTGAGCTTGCTCCCGAGACGCGTCCGGCTTGACGCTCAGGAACGCCTTCTCCGCTGCCGACGACGACAGGAACCCGAGGACGCCCGACTCCACCGCGGCGACGGCCATGCGCTCCTGCACGGTGGTGTGGTAGTCCGCACTGCACCGGATTGAGGGGATCCTGTTGTTCGTCCAGAACTCGCACCGAGGCTCAGACGCGGTCGCGCGCAGCTCGGGATGCTCGCCACAGAGCATGATGCCGCTCAGCAGATGCGTGCGCTCAGGCCCAGGGCTGGTCTGCCGGTCCGGGGCGGCAAGTACCGCCTGCACCTTGTAGAAATCGGCAGGGGACACCAGGGCGGGCCAGGTCGCCTCGGCGTGGTCCTTGCCCTGGAACACGCGGCGCCCCATGTATCCGGGGTTCGTCAGCATCCTGCGGATGTAGGTCCGGGTGATGGGTTTGCCGTGCTGGGTGAGGGTTCGGCGGGATGCCATCTCGCGTTCGATGGCCAGGATTGATCTGCCGGAGAGCGCCATCTCCCAGATCGCGGTAACAACCGTCGCGCGTTCAGGGTGGATCACCTGGTCGATCAGCTCGCCCGAATCCGGGTCGTAGCGTCGCTTGTACCCGTCCAACACGGGACCGTGCGGCCGGCCGCGCTCTGCGTTCAACCGGACGGTGCGCATGTTGCGGTCCCGGATCGCCTCGCCTTCGCTCTCGGCCTGCAGAGCGTCCTGGGCGGTGGCACGACGGTCCTCGCTCTTGCTCAGGTCGTAGATCTGCCCGTTGTAGCAGAGCAGGACCCCGGCCTCCTCACAGGCCTTCCGGATCCGTACGTACACCTCAAGGTCGCGGTAGTAGCGCGAGGCCTCGTATGCGACGACGAGGCGGACCTTCCGGGCACGGATGCCGTCGAGCATCTCCTCGAAGTCATCGCGGCGCTTCCTCGCATGCCGGGTCGCAGAGATGCCGGTGTCCTTGAAGATGCCCGCGACGGGCCACGTGAACTGATCAGCGAGAGACTGGCCTTCGTGCAGTTGGTCGCCGACGGAGCGGCCCTTTTTCTTCGGGTCGCGCGAGTTGCGGCCGTAGAGGTAGCAGGGGAACGGGCCCTGGTAGATGAGGTGCAGGTACTCCGGTGCGATGGGCATGCTTGAGCCTAGCCCCAGCTATGTGGAGTTGTAACTCTTTCCAAGGAGAACGGCCAGGGGTACCACTGGAACGTGTTCAGCAGCCCGGTGAACAGCTGGAAGAGCGCGGCGGCGACGAGCACGGCCACCGAGAGTCGTTCCAGCGCGTGCCGCACGGACCGTACCGGCGGCCACGCGAAGAGCCGCGGGTAGACCGTCCACAGCTTGGCGAGCAGCAGCGGGATCGCGGCGACGCCCGAGGCCACGTGCAGGCCCTGGGTGAGCCGGTAGCCCCAGTACGGGCGGCTCGGCAGCCGGTCGGCGAGCCAGGCCGGCGGGTGCTGGAGGAAGTGGCTGAGCACACCGGTGGCGAAACATACGGCGATGGCGAGCCCGAGCAGGCGGCCGATCACCGTCGCGGTGCGGGCGTCGTGCAGCCGCGCCGTGAAGGTGATCGGCGAGCCCGGGGGCGGAGTGAGGCGCATGAGCCCATGACACCCCGCCGAAGCCCCGGTGGGCGGGTTGAACACCTTACGGAATGCGGACGTGCGGGGCGCCGGACGACACTTGCGGACCCGTTGCTGGAACGCTGCGGGGGTGAAACCGCGCACCGTCCCGACCGTCCCTCCCCTCCTGGCCGCCCTCGCGGCCCTCGCCGCCCTGACCGCCGTCCTCGTCCTCACCATCCGCCACGACGGCTACTTCACCGACGCCGCGGGTCTGTTCCTCCGGTACGCGGCCTGCTGGGCGCTGTTCGCCCTCGCCCTGCTCGCCCTGCGCCGGGTTCCGGCCGCCCGCGCCCGGCCCCTGCTCCTCGCCGGGGCCCTCGCCGTCGCCGCGACCGGGCTGGTGGCGCCGCCCCGGACCAGCACCGACTCCTACCGCTACGCCTGGGACGGGCGGGTCCAGTCGGCCGGCATCTCCCCGTACGACCATGCCCCGCAGGACCCGGGACCGGCCCGGCTGCGCGACCCCTGGCTCTTCCCCACGGGCGCCGCCTGCGCGGGCCCGGACCGCGCCCCGATTCCCGGCGGCGGCCCCGTCCCGCACTGCACCCGCATCAACCGGCCCGCCGTGCACACCATCTACCCGCCCGTCGCCGAGGCGTACTTCCTGGCGGTCGACCGGCTCTCCCCGCACGGAGCCCGGCACAAGCCGCTCCAGACCGGAGCCGGCCTCCTCTCCCTCGGCGTGACGGGCGCGCTGCTGCTGATCCTGCGCCGCCGGGGCCAGGACCTGCGCCGCGCCGCGTACTGGGCCTGGTGTCCCGCCGTACCGATCGAAGCCGTGAACAACGCGCACGTGGACGTACTGGGCGTGCTGCTCGCCGTGACCGGCCTCGGTCTCGTCGCGGAGCGCGGCCTTCG
Proteins encoded in this window:
- a CDS encoding ERF family protein; translated protein: MGLRENAAAAAGRTLTDPQQSDPALPQEHASQFPAPDPMAGYEPGDNEPEMVPVHIAWLRVRRDIRAIAKGELYNQSGTRFNFRGVDTVVNVFGPVTLKHGVNVLSSEVAAEYGEKTTKSGSKMRECTALVHWTIMGPMGDTLTLQTRGEALDTADKSTTKAQSVALRTLLLGFGLTPTHDTEPDSERHERGQDPIRPAVSYLDEICDPKTSAGRLRQIHHELNTTRQLGALVTNEVGDEERIGDMVVRIGKERAAGGGS
- a CDS encoding YqaJ viral recombinase family protein, which produces MTETVQAGAVAPAAGRKVTPTGRLILSADADREVWLTARRLGMGSSDTPAVLGLIKDNPPLKVYLDKLGHDVDDAGEAAYWGNVNEEPVARRWAMQNRSNVRRVGLVAHEDHPHRMTTLDRRVLKCPLNEDEQDVCALEVKTRSAFKAAQWHAGAPDDVLAQVLWQIIVCGYRHMHYAVLIGGNEYHQGTIRADQYTDVMADITTAVDRFWFEHVQAQVPPPVAGDGEALTRLFRRLHPTRSGEVDIARHDDALDALYDYGVHQRAEATEKKAKNAAKARMIAALGGAQAALIGGERAYSLEPSNAAPKVDLELLAERWPDAYAACVAPNPTERIDIAKQFKGGI
- a CDS encoding DUF6197 family protein, producing the protein MIPKPSPTDLPSGSRRTVLVALPVRPAAPTSVEGTLLAAARLLNERGLWQGDYVPDVFDREMCIPHCLRPMNIVAAIRCVVSGNPHRSSQLADTAMGVLALAIGDGPYYGDVFSLEAHVDEWNDEPGRTTDEAVALLEQVATSPAERAA
- a CDS encoding helix-turn-helix domain-containing protein produces the protein MSYRLRVENLREAAREKGDRSGYAIARRTGLSEPTVSKLLRGTALPGLKALLMFDRAYGMTPDDLIEEVAA
- a CDS encoding helix-turn-helix domain-containing protein, with product MRSEETVRERFGRLIADAARQTGRYDIDGRGGKAALARATGMAESAVGRMLRGESLPDARFFEPIAKAVDIDVRVLLIEAGIVSPESLATPSQTGAPGVGSDSITLDEAANALGIFSPIGREMFAAAVERLQRTERASESDDGGGTAAQA
- a CDS encoding recombinase family protein, whose product is MPIAPEYLHLIYQGPFPCYLYGRNSRDPKKKGRSVGDQLHEGQSLADQFTWPVAGIFKDTGISATRHARKRRDDFEEMLDGIRARKVRLVVAYEASRYYRDLEVYVRIRKACEEAGVLLCYNGQIYDLSKSEDRRATAQDALQAESEGEAIRDRNMRTVRLNAERGRPHGPVLDGYKRRYDPDSGELIDQVIHPERATVVTAIWEMALSGRSILAIEREMASRRTLTQHGKPITRTYIRRMLTNPGYMGRRVFQGKDHAEATWPALVSPADFYKVQAVLAAPDRQTSPGPERTHLLSGIMLCGEHPELRATASEPRCEFWTNNRIPSIRCSADYHTTVQERMAVAAVESGVLGFLSSSAAEKAFLSVKPDASREQAQAQLGRLQAQLDEARAMTTTFKPDGTPVLSVASLAAMEARLLPMIEEAQKTARPPAELPDLLRELVGNSRAGSVWEDLELDQQRMVLRLVVTPRLFRASRPGVRSLEPGRITLSYRGQPGFMGDRPRGRVLPPAPDLPGDR
- a CDS encoding glycosyltransferase 87 family protein, translated to MKPRTVPTVPPLLAALAALAALTAVLVLTIRHDGYFTDAAGLFLRYAACWALFALALLALRRVPAARARPLLLAGALAVAATGLVAPPRTSTDSYRYAWDGRVQSAGISPYDHAPQDPGPARLRDPWLFPTGAACAGPDRAPIPGGGPVPHCTRINRPAVHTIYPPVAEAYFLAVDRLSPHGARHKPLQTGAGLLSLGVTGALLLILRRRGQDLRRAAYWAWCPAVPIEAVNNAHVDVLGVLLAVTGLGLVAERGLRRRAAGGLVLGAAVATKLMPAVVLPGALSGVRRVRDAAAVLAPAAAFTLLAYLPYVLLSHGSVLGYLGGYVDEEGYDDPSAGSRYALLRLVLPDSWALPVLLAAMAGVSLYVMWRGDPRRPWSGALLVTGWAFALLTPGYSWYALLLIALVALDGRWEWLGIALAGAAVYLLAPVLGHPPALSATAYGAAVLVVLVAPAVRRRRGSGRARPDRGPAGRRHERVRNS